The Pirellulales bacterium genome includes a window with the following:
- a CDS encoding TerC family protein, which produces MQVALWHWLAFSAFVSLLLALDLGIFHRGAKETTLAEAARATATWVAVALGFNAFILFYAGLQPATEFFTGYLVEWSLSMDNVFVFAVIFSYFSVPMKYQYRVLFWGILGAVVMRLTFVLVGGELIKRFEFITYALGLFLVWTAFKLAFSDEEADPEKGWTLRLSRRFLPISKENYGEKFFAREAGKLCITPLFLVLIVIDATDFAFAFDSVPAIFAFTDDPFIVFSSNVFAILGLRALYFLLAGVMDMFRYLKYGLSAILLFVGLKMLVQWVADPPAWWLNRFGMPPAWAQKWIGHPPAWASLLVVMSLLSISIGASIAHARLAGPHHEHKPGEEGVLDDEAAAHARDATKSSVH; this is translated from the coding sequence ATGCAAGTCGCTCTCTGGCATTGGTTGGCCTTTTCCGCGTTCGTCTCGCTGCTCCTGGCGCTCGACCTGGGCATCTTTCATCGCGGCGCCAAGGAAACCACGCTCGCCGAAGCCGCCCGGGCCACCGCCACGTGGGTGGCCGTAGCACTGGGCTTTAACGCCTTCATCCTGTTCTACGCCGGCCTGCAGCCCGCCACCGAGTTCTTCACCGGCTACCTGGTCGAATGGTCGTTGTCGATGGACAACGTCTTCGTCTTTGCCGTGATCTTCAGTTACTTTAGCGTCCCCATGAAGTACCAGTACCGGGTGCTGTTCTGGGGCATCCTGGGCGCTGTGGTGATGCGGCTGACGTTCGTCCTCGTCGGCGGTGAACTGATCAAGCGGTTCGAGTTCATTACCTATGCGCTGGGCTTGTTCCTGGTATGGACCGCGTTCAAATTGGCTTTCTCGGACGAAGAAGCCGATCCCGAGAAGGGCTGGACGTTGCGGCTGTCACGCCGCTTCCTGCCGATCTCAAAGGAAAACTACGGCGAGAAGTTTTTCGCGCGCGAGGCGGGCAAGCTGTGCATCACGCCGCTGTTCCTCGTGCTGATCGTGATCGATGCCACGGACTTTGCCTTCGCCTTCGATAGCGTGCCGGCCATCTTTGCCTTTACCGACGACCCGTTCATCGTTTTTTCGTCGAACGTCTTCGCCATCCTCGGCCTGCGGGCGCTGTACTTCCTGCTGGCTGGCGTGATGGACATGTTCCGCTACTTGAAGTACGGGCTGTCGGCGATTCTGCTCTTCGTCGGTTTGAAGATGCTCGTGCAATGGGTGGCTGATCCACCGGCGTGGTGGTTGAACCGCTTTGGCATGCCGCCCGCCTGGGCGCAGAAATGGATCGGTCATCCACCCGCCTGGGCGTCGCTATTGGTCGTGATGTCGCTCCTGTCGATTTCGATCGGAGCGTCGATCGCACATGCCAGGCTCGCCGGCCCGCACCATGAGCACAAGCCGGGCGAAGAGGGTGTGCTGGACGACGAAGCCGCGGCGCACGCGCGCGACGCGACAAAAAGCTCGGTCCACTGA
- a CDS encoding MotA/TolQ/ExbB proton channel family protein, producing the protein MHSWFGRMRRIRPLVPLATAVALAAFMAGVAGAAEGDQAAPTQGESYLVWVAKSSGAIGVVILILSVYFVATVVRMFMELREKVAAPPELIAQCEDLIQQRDFRQLYKVLRESDSFFGRTLSTGISELPNGLAEARESMDRTSEAVTMEMERMISMLAVLGTLGPMIGLLGTLKGMISSFSVIAMSGTHLDASQVAGGISEALLLTFEGVGLSVPAIYFYALFRNRISAISSNTTLLCDQMLRRLYHMAQWKAAPATTGAAPAPK; encoded by the coding sequence GTGCATTCCTGGTTCGGTCGCATGCGGCGCATTCGCCCTTTAGTGCCTCTCGCCACGGCTGTTGCGCTCGCGGCGTTCATGGCCGGTGTCGCTGGCGCCGCCGAGGGAGATCAGGCCGCCCCCACGCAGGGCGAAAGCTACCTGGTGTGGGTCGCCAAATCGTCGGGCGCGATCGGCGTCGTGATCCTGATCCTCAGCGTCTACTTCGTAGCCACGGTCGTGCGCATGTTCATGGAGCTGCGCGAAAAAGTGGCCGCCCCGCCCGAGCTGATCGCGCAGTGCGAGGATTTGATCCAGCAGCGCGATTTCCGCCAGCTCTACAAGGTTCTGCGCGAAAGCGATTCGTTCTTCGGCCGCACGCTGTCGACCGGCATTTCGGAATTGCCCAACGGGCTGGCCGAGGCGCGCGAAAGCATGGACCGCACCAGCGAAGCGGTCACGATGGAAATGGAGCGCATGATCAGCATGCTGGCCGTGCTCGGCACGCTGGGGCCGATGATTGGCCTGTTGGGCACTTTGAAGGGGATGATCTCCAGCTTCAGCGTGATCGCCATGTCGGGCACGCACCTCGATGCGTCGCAAGTCGCCGGCGGTATTTCCGAAGCCCTCCTGTTGACGTTCGAAGGCGTGGGCCTCTCGGTGCCGGCCATTTATTTCTACGCCCTGTTCCGCAACCGCATTTCGGCCATCTCGTCGAACACGACGCTCTTGTGCGACCAGATGCTCCGTCGGCTGTATCACATGGCGCAGTGGAAAGCCGCCCCGGCCACGACCGGCGCGGCGCCAGCCCCCAAGTAA
- a CDS encoding biopolymer transporter ExbD: MSGSNSGDRAEPNLTPILDMVFQLITFFMLVVNFKAASVDLNLELPVIGSAMPSESDDSDVMVLNIDKEGRLRVYGEEKNVDAYVAQEAQLALRKARQTDPELEPGGELPRTVVIRADKATPFGLLNHVIRTCQGQGFRKFQYRAMTGGET, from the coding sequence GTGTCCGGCAGCAATTCCGGCGATCGTGCCGAACCGAATCTGACGCCGATTCTGGACATGGTGTTCCAGCTGATCACCTTTTTCATGTTGGTGGTCAACTTCAAGGCGGCCAGCGTCGACCTGAACCTGGAACTGCCGGTGATCGGCTCGGCCATGCCGTCCGAGAGTGACGACAGCGACGTCATGGTGCTGAACATCGACAAGGAGGGACGCCTGCGCGTTTACGGCGAGGAAAAGAACGTGGACGCCTACGTCGCGCAAGAGGCGCAACTGGCGCTGCGCAAAGCGCGGCAGACCGATCCCGAACTGGAGCCGGGCGGCGAATTGCCGCGCACCGTCGTGATCCGCGCCGACAAGGCGACTCCGTTCGGTCTTTTGAATCACGTGATCCGCACGTGCCAGGGGCAGGGATTTCGCAAGTTCCAATATCGGGCCATGACCGGCGGAGAAACGTGA
- a CDS encoding biopolymer transporter ExbD: MGRRKKKKHLQGEVELNLAAMLDMAFQLLAFFILTFKPAPTEGFIALRMPPPQATTKPGAAAASEPNPASTPMERLETLMVTIKSNAEGGIGTLQIEEGAPSANLNEFEQQLNTLLGAPGANFEQVILQVGSGLHYDSLVRILDICSRVKLASGEQLTKLSITELPEGT, translated from the coding sequence ATGGGCCGGCGCAAGAAAAAGAAACATCTGCAGGGCGAGGTCGAGCTGAACCTGGCCGCCATGCTCGACATGGCGTTCCAGTTGCTGGCGTTCTTCATCCTCACCTTCAAGCCGGCGCCGACCGAAGGATTCATCGCGCTGCGCATGCCGCCGCCGCAGGCCACGACCAAGCCGGGCGCCGCGGCGGCCAGCGAGCCTAATCCAGCCAGCACGCCCATGGAGCGGCTCGAGACCCTGATGGTTACGATCAAGTCGAACGCGGAAGGGGGCATCGGCACGCTGCAGATCGAGGAGGGAGCGCCCAGCGCGAACCTTAACGAGTTTGAGCAGCAGTTGAACACCTTGTTGGGGGCGCCCGGCGCCAACTTCGAGCAAGTTATCCTGCAAGTCGGATCGGGCCTGCACTACGACAGCCTGGTGCGAATCCTCGATATCTGCTCGCGCGTCAAGTTGGCCTCGGGCGAGCAATTGACCAAACTCAGCATCACCGAACTGCCCGAGGGCACGTAG
- a CDS encoding cytochrome c oxidase subunit 3 yields the protein MSREDSFLTADAHEMFKHTVLVRTPLEEQFRDFEHQTATATLGMWLFLATEVMFFGALILAFNIYRFQYAEAFEKASEQLNWQIGGTNTLVLLVSSFTMVMAVHSARRGERRKLVVYLLATAAIGTLFLVLKAIEYYGDYRENLVPGWKFDPHEWVEGKGLSLAQVAQVKLFLMMYYIMTAIHAVHLTIGIAIVLVLAALAARGRFSADYNSPIDVTGLYWHFVDVVWIFLLPLLYLLGTHS from the coding sequence ATGAGCCGTGAAGACAGCTTCCTGACCGCTGACGCGCACGAGATGTTCAAGCACACGGTGCTGGTGCGCACTCCGCTGGAAGAACAGTTCCGCGACTTCGAGCATCAGACGGCCACCGCGACCTTGGGCATGTGGCTGTTTCTCGCCACCGAGGTGATGTTCTTCGGCGCGTTGATCCTGGCGTTCAACATCTACCGGTTTCAATACGCCGAAGCGTTCGAGAAGGCCAGCGAGCAGCTCAACTGGCAGATTGGCGGCACCAATACGCTCGTGCTGTTGGTCAGCAGCTTCACCATGGTGATGGCGGTGCATTCGGCCCGGCGAGGCGAGCGCCGGAAGCTCGTGGTCTATTTACTCGCGACCGCGGCGATCGGCACCCTGTTTCTGGTCCTCAAGGCAATCGAATATTACGGCGATTACCGCGAGAACCTCGTGCCCGGCTGGAAGTTCGACCCGCACGAGTGGGTCGAAGGCAAGGGGCTGTCGCTGGCCCAAGTCGCGCAAGTAAAGCTGTTCTTGATGATGTACTACATCATGACCGCGATCCATGCCGTACACCTGACGATCGGAATCGCGATCGTGCTCGTCCTGGCGGCGCTCGCCGCCCGCGGCCGTTTTTCGGCCGATTACAATTCGCCGATCGACGTGACGGGCCTGTACTGGCACTTCGTCGACGTCGTGTGGATCTTCCTGTTGCCGCTGCTCTACCTGCTCGGGACGCACAGTTGA